Part of the Capsicum annuum cultivar UCD-10X-F1 chromosome 12, UCD10Xv1.1, whole genome shotgun sequence genome is shown below.
ATATTTGTAAAATATCCTAATGGTATCCTTCGTTTGTTCCCATCTCAAGTTATGTGGAAAACTATTATCTGAAGTATATTTACAAACATAGCCAATTCTTCCATCTTCTATTTGCATGCCCTATGTgtctatccttttttttttccaggTTGATTCGTGGTTGGAAGCCTTGTGGAGTGGTTGCAAGCTGTGATCTGACTGAACAACTATAATGAGTTGACGAGGAATTGACATGATTTGCTCTTGGCAGCAACAACCTCTACTATCACTTTTTCAAAACTTCGGCTGCAACCTTTTAGTGTTTAGCCAGTTCCGTCTGTACATAATCTAGCATTAGCATACTGCCATTGTACAGTGTTGAAGTTAATATTCGATAACTCAAGTCTCAGTATATGTGAAGGATTGTACTGATGTTGTCCTGTATGACTTTACGCTTGGTATCTACAAAAAGGAGGAAAGCTTGCTGGTTCTCTGGGTCAAAGGCATTCCAAAAACATGAGTTTATTACAACTTGTTAGCCTGTGGAgaaaaatgaatgaaagaaacaTGTTCCAATGCAAATAATGTTGTGAATGAGTTAACCTTTTTATAaccatttcttgatttcttcattcttttgagATGTTATGATCAGAAATAGGTGGCTTCTAAGATGCATGTTGATGAGCATATAGGTTGATGTTCTTGTTGCAACTTGCAAGGTTATTAGACCCATTCCATAACATGGATTTTGGTGGGATGGTTGGAATTTTTCCACCTTTAACTAGACGTTTGGGGTTCGAGCCcctgaaaatgaaaataaatttgttGGAGTGCTATCCCCAGAAATGGGTCATGCAGTGTACAATTTTGTtttagattggcttcactctgaATATCGAACACTAGGTAGGAAACAAAAGAGAGACCCATTGTGTGCTAATCTAAAACTACTAGCAGGAATATAGCACTCTCTTTATCAAGTTTCGACCAAAATCATGATATCAAGATAACTTTCTAACTAATAATAAGTTTAAGAAGGTTATTGAAGGGATTTAAAAGGCTATTACCTATTAAAGGTGATGAATTAGAAGTGCTTAAAAATCACACTTTCCAAGTAAAGATAGCATTAGGTGTCGTTTGGTTGGTGAACACGTTATGTCGGGATATAATGACGGAATAATAATATGGAGATTGAATAATGACATGATTACTTAACAAATATACTTTTATTGGTAGACATTTAGCTCATTATACTAAAAATAGGAAATACAAGATATGATACAAAACATGTGTTTGATTTTACACTAAATAAATTGAGAGAGCTTTGGAAAAGAGTCTTTTCGTTATTTTATTTTCGAAATTATTCTCACATTAAAtatgttataaaaataataagtaccataattattgtataaataatcCTGGAATTCCATAATAAGAAATTCAACCAAATgtgacataaaataataatattttattccttattcttaTCCTACAAATCAAATGAGCCCTTTCTAGAGGTGTGCAAAAACCGAATCGAACGATAAACcgaattgataaaaatattattggtttattgttattggctTAACGAtttgttaatggttttataaaaaaaattattaggttaTTGGTTCCGGTCGATTTTTTCATATTGaattattgggtaaaccgataacccaataataacaatatatgtgtgtgtatgtatgtatgacttattatatatttctcttaatttctctttagtttcaaccaattaacaaacctattatttcaattatacaaactcttaatttctcctaacaacattaagttcaaacttgaagattcttataaattaaaacacattatgtaggatttttggttgcaactaagattcgatttttcttgttagttactactatttctattttatgagtattttcttcggttaaatcgaaaatcgaaccgttaaggactaaaaaccgataaaTCGGAAATCGATAAAAAGTATCTTATtggtttaatatatttaaaaaccaaaaattgataaatcgaaccgataatatataaaactgaATCGAGCCGACTGACGTACACTCTTAGCCCTTTCTAAGTGGAACAAAAGGGTAAGATAATTTAAACATGCGGATAGATTGGGCATAGCTCATATGTTAGAGCGCTCGCTTTGCATGCGAGAGGTACGGGGTTCGATTCCCCACACCTCCATTTCTTCTCCCTCATCTTTCAATATCCGGCCCGCCCTTTTTTTAACAACCACCTCTCGTTCCTTATCTGCAGAGAATAAATATAGTGAACCATTTCACCATTATTTTCCTCTCACAACTCCAATGACTCTCTCCTTGTTTTCTCCTTCCTTTCCCCAATTCCCTCCAAATAATCACTATTTCCTTCGCTCTTCTATTCTCTCCTTCTCCAAAAACCTCACTTTTTCTTACTATTCTTCCTCAAAAACCTTCTACTTGAAGATCAAAGCAGCTTCGTTGAATGAATTCGATGGCGAGAAAAAGTTGTTTGATGAGGGTGGATTGATTAGTAGAGTTTCGGCTGCGAAAGATGCGAGTGAGGTATTGGAAATGATAGCAGACATGACTGGGAGAAGTGGTGGTGTTGTTAGTTCGAAGGATTGTGGTTTGATTATCTCTGCTGCACTTGATCGGAGCAATGCTGAATTGGCGCTCTCTGTATTTGATGCTATGCGTTCCACTTTTGATCCTGGTACATTGCCTTTCTTCAACTCCCTTCACTTTTCTCTACTTACTTGTCATGTTTGCTTCTCACTacttaatttcattattttcaaagCTATATTGAATTAGATTAATTcaatgttttaaaattaaaatttggataTTCTAAGTATGAAATACACTGTAAGTTGCAATTTTCAGTACAATCTTAAAATGTGGTCAAAGTTCATATAATTTGACTATCAAAAACAAAAGGGCATAAATAAAAGTGAACGAGGGAGTATGTATTTAGTACTCTctctatttcaatttgtttgtctggcTTTGATTTAACATGGTGTTTAACACACTAAATAACACTTTTGAACATTGTGGTCTTAAACAAAAGATGATGTACTTGGaaaattagaattaaagagtaacaaaaaagagacattctttttcgacggacccaaaaaagaaaatgagacaaataaattgaaacattgAGAgtaataatcaattaaaatgtgGATCTAAGAGAAGATATTTTTGCCTTTGCGAATGCTATTCTACCCGAGTTTGTAAGCTTAAAAGCGAGATTTTTCTGGTCATGAagaaatattactccctccgtcccaatttAACTGTCTCCCAAAAAGAGTGCCTCTTTCTATATTTACTTAGTTTTCCAATTCGAATATCCTACACGGCAAGAATCTAAAGGACTAAGCTCAtgtttaatttaagatcataagattcaTAAGTCTacctttatttcttaaacttgtgTCCAGTCAAGCTAAAGCATTTAaattgagatggagggagtaattgatatttgaatattaatttttttattttgtcgtTTTCCTTCTGCGCGGGTTGTTGGGTTAGGGGGTTGAGTGATTTTTCAAAGGAAAGGTTAATAATGTATGGTTCTTCCCGAAGACTTGAGGAGATATGGAATAATTCAAAGTTTTGTGTGTTGCTTGGGATGTCTAAATAGGTGGAAGAACATTGCTTTCGTGGGGTTGAAGTTTGTTTCCATTTGAAGTTgatattttgatgatgcatgtgaTGCGAAGTAGCTATGTGGCTATTTGCACTTGCATGTTGAAGGCAATTAATTATTCTTAAGGAAGTGATTCCATGGCCTTTCACAGTACATGTTGTAGACACACCTACTATGACATAGCTTTTTgataaacaacaaaaacatacccaatataatcccaaagttgggtctgggaagggtagggGTATGCAGACATTACCCCTATCctagaggtagagaggttgttttcgatagatctTTGGCTTGCTGAAACACAGATAAAAGCAAGAacgttttttttttaagaaaaatattttgttccACTATCACTATtacaacaaataagtgaaatgaaTATCTTAAACTTCATCTTCATAAAAACGTCTTAAAATTCATGTCCCTTCAGATACCGTCATATAAAATGGAATGGTGGATATCAACTATCATCCTCCATCTCCCCCTCACCCAGGGGTTGTATCACTGCTTTGAGCACCACCATAGATAATATAGTTAAGCTTTCAGATATGAGGAATTTGAGATGACTAAAAGATGTGTAATATGTCAAGTTTTTATGATATGCAGTACCACTCTCGCATTGATTCTCTTGTACCAGTTTCCATTGATATCCCCTAATATTGATGCACCTGACTTGCCTATATTTAAGGGACATCTGTTTCAGACGGAGGCCCATCCTATGATAGATGGAGGTGGTCAAGGCCAGATGTTACTACATATACCTTGTTAGTTCGAGGACTTGCAACACTGCTGAGGGTTTCAGATGCCCTTAAAATCATCGCCAATATTTGTCGAGCGGGAAGTTCTCCTAGCGAAGAGGTCATTATTTTTTCACTCACACCAATTTGCTTTTGTATTAGTCTGTTATATGTATCTTAATGTGTTAGAGTTGCACACTTGGATATTATACACAGTTGATCATCTCTCTCTGTGTGAGCAGCAATGCTGATATGAAGGATTTTCTGTGGTAGATTAAATACGTTACTGACTATTCTAGCCTGATAAGTAGATTATCTTGAATCAGTAATGTAATTATTTCAGACCTTTAAACCACTTTGGAATTTTGGATGAGCAAACTTCAAAGAATGGACTATTTATTTGTACTTTTTTAAAGGTAAAACATGCTATACAAGAACAGTGTGGATCATTCAGCTTTCGAATCTCTAGACAATGTAGCTATATGAATATTGAATCATCATTCTATCTTGTTAATTTTGTTTGCTTAGTCAATATATTAGTTTGTATGACTTGTTTTGCTTTTTGTAGTTGTGGTATATTAGCAGCAAAGTGATCCATATCTTCACTGAAATAAGATAGGACCGTTGGTTGTACAATTTTCAGTTAAAAGACTTAATTTGAAGTCTTGAATATGTTTAGTTTATACCACTTGTCTTTTAGAGCGGATTAGTACTTTTCTACCACAAATTCATCTACGTGCTACTGGCTGAAGGAAAAGAACGTGTCCCGTTTCTCTTTATTTATCTCATTTCAATTTTCTAGTGAAATATGTTCCAATTTCAGTTCTTAATTTAAATGGAACTTTCTACGTTCAATTATCTTCCTTCCTAGACAATCCTATATGCTGTTAGGGTGTAACTGATTTGTCCGTTAAGGTATGTGGTATGACATAAATACAGCCAGAGCAAATTGAAGCCCATTTTGATTAATAAAGTTTCCAATAGAAATCCTAGCACTTAGAGATCTAAATTATAGGCTATAGTAAAGAACTTCCTTTATCAAATTTTCGTCTGAAATGTTGCACATTCTTTTCCAATAGAGAAAAGGAACTTTATGTGATAACTTTGCCATCATCAATTTAATCGAAATGTGCGAAGGTATAAGAAGACACATGAAGATTCTTTAGGAATTATCTTAGGTCCTTTTTCTAAGCTCTCTTATTGTTGTTCGGCTACACATTAATTAACATGTAGCTTGGTGTCTGGGCAGGTTCTCTTCGGCAAAGTTGTGCGATGTCCAAGTTGCATGATTGCTGTTACTGTTGTTCAGCCACAAGATGGTATCCAGGTATGCACAAAAGTACTTAAGATTGTATCAGTTCTTTTACAATGAAATGTTGTTGGTTGTGAATTGAGCTGCTTATGGTCAACCAACCAGATCCACTGAGGATAGAGCCAGCTAATTGTTGATTGGCCTGTTTATAACCTTTTCTGTAAGGCGTGAACACAAAAAATTGGCTGAAAGAAGTGCTATTGTTAAAGGACTACATTTATTTACCATTATCTGGCTAAAGATAAGTAATATGATGTCTTGAGTTTGTTTAAGAAAAGGAAATTTAAGTGTTCTGTTTCTTATTATGATGATGACTAGTTTGTCATTGCTATTGAGAAAAGATGCTCCTCTGACATATAAAGTATACTACGGATTGCTGATCAACCTGGTCAGTTACTGTGTGGATTATGTATACACAAAGATATTCCATCAGTCTTTTGGAATACTAAACCACCTCAACGTAGACATTATGATAGTTTCTCCACTTTTAACTTCAATGtgtcttgtattttatttctacaaCATGATTTAAGAAAATCCACTTCTGCAGGTTGTATCCTGTTCAAAATGCCGTTACCAGTATGAGCTCGTTTCAGGCAGTATTGTTAGTATAGAGTCGGAAGAAATTAGGTTGGTTTTCTTTGACTACTGTGTTATCTAGTAATCTTTCGATTGAAGTGGCTGTACTTTGTTAAATACTTGATTATGTACCAATTATTTCAAACATATCAccaaaagataaaaatgaaactttctttaaaaatactaaaagGAGAATAAAACCAACACTCAGACATGAGATAACTGCTCATAtgcttgctttttttttttcaattttcatctaGCTcggatgtttttttatttttatttttatttttattttcaatgcaTAGGTCAGACGTATTAATAAAATTTACTCTTGTTCCGATGTTTGTCATGAAAACTGTGTTAGTGTATGGTGTTGATCCTGGGACATTCACTTTTTCTAAGGTTCTCCTCCTGCCGAACGCAGCATGGAAATTCCTGCATGGAGAAGGGGACTAAGATTCCTGTCAATAAAGCAAAACATTCCTGCTGCTGTTCATTCGATTGTGGTACATATCTTTTAAAAGTCATACATACATATCAGTAGTATTTTCTGGTTTCCCACCTTCTTCACCTGGATTTTTTCGATTTCTTATCCTGAAGTGGAGTTCTTGCTCCTATTATTTTGAGACAAATCTTATCGATCAATCTTTTCGTATTCTTAGAAGAGGCTTCTGGAATTCAATCTGGCACTTTTTGTAGGTGGAGACCCCATCTGGAATGGCACGAACACACAAATTTGCTACTGAAACAGTTGATCTTCCTGCACAAGAAGGTGAGAGAGTGACTATTGCTCTAGCAGCACCGCCAAATGTTTACCGAGAGGTGGGTCCATTAAAGTTTAATCCAAAAGCTCCAAACGTTTACCCAGGAGAGCCTTTGTGCTTGACTAACCATAGAGATGGCCGTGAATCACCCTTACTTAGAGCTCCCAAAAAAGATAAAACCCCATCACTATTAAATCCTTCCATCCTTGTTCCTCTTCTTGCTGTATTTGCTACTGGAGATGCTGCCTCTGGGATTATAGATCCCAACTTGCCTCAAATAATAACAGTTGCTGCAGTTTCCTCAATCACTCTTGGGGCCACTTTAAACAGCCTGTTTTTTCCTCAATTCAGCAAGGTACATAAAATGTGATATTTCTTGCTATTTACTTCTTTGATGAAGGATGATATCTAAAAGTTAAATTCATGAACTTATTAAAGATTTCAACAAATGTACTCCTGGATTTACCCAGCCCACCTGCAAAGGAAAAAGGAGATCACAGAAACTATCTCCCTACACTTTTACAGTTTTTATTGCCTTCCTTTTCCTTATTAAGCATCAAGTTAGAGAAGTAAAATTATAGGTTAAGTgtctctttatagaatggttatATTCAATTTACTGGAATTTCTATCCATAGATCCAGGTTATCCTTTTTATTAGGATGATGATCCTTTGTAGTCTTATATAGCCTTTACAAGGTGCTGCAGAAAGAAGGCAGATTcttacttttctcttctttttggtGATAGCTTCCTCGGAGATTAGTTGATACCATTGCCATCAGGCAGCAACTCTTATCTCAGTATGATGTGCTCCAATCACGGATAAAGGAGTTGAAGGAATCTGCTGAGAATGAGGTATACTCCTCCAGTGCAACTTTGTTAATTCACTTGCTCTCTGGTGACATTTGGGTCCAACAAGCTGTTAATTGttgaaaatatatttcaaaaataaagtaggaataaataattttagtagttttaaattattagagtcCTATGTGATTTAGGAATTAGTTGtccttttattatttgaataggaattaattatcccaatttaaattggaatgtagttagaaatttagctataaatatttgttttgagttattaataaaaaaattccctttgaCAATATTATTgtcgtattttatttttctccaactctttctctgttatttcttcaatttcaaagctaaaaaccaacaattggtatcaagagccaatttcttgagggatctgtgagagatgaattctgaaaacaacttttccCAAATAGCTCCTCCTGTCTTTGAT
Proteins encoded:
- the LOC107851130 gene encoding uncharacterized protein LOC107851130 isoform X2 is translated as MTLSLFSPSFPQFPPNNHYFLRSSILSFSKNLTFSYYSSSKTFYLKIKAASLNEFDGEKKLFDEGGLISRVSAAKDASEVLEMIADMTGRSGGVVSSKDCGLIISAALDRSNAELALSVFDAMRSTFDPGTSVSDGGPSYDRWRWSRPDVTTYTLLVRGLATLLRVSDALKIIANICRAGSSPSEEVLFGKVVRCPSCMIAVTVVQPQDGIQVVSCSKCRYQYELVSGSIVSIESEEISMEIPAWRRGLRFLSIKQNIPAAVHSIVVETPSGMARTHKFATETVDLPAQEGERVTIALAAPPNVYREVGPLKFNPKAPNVYPGEPLCLTNHRDGRESPLLRAPKKDKTPSLLNPSILVPLLAVFATGDAASGIIDPNLPQIITVAAVSSITLGATLNSLFFPQFSKLPRRLVDTIAIRQQLLSQYDVLQSRIKELKESAENEAQEQRRLMNEDSMVEGASAANHKTQSRVISTHLASTVAK
- the LOC107851130 gene encoding uncharacterized protein LOC107851130 isoform X1, whose product is MTLSLFSPSFPQFPPNNHYFLRSSILSFSKNLTFSYYSSSKTFYLKIKAASLNEFDGEKKLFDEGGLISRVSAAKDASEVLEMIADMTGRSGGVVSSKDCGLIISAALDRSNAELALSVFDAMRSTFDPGTSVSDGGPSYDRWRWSRPDVTTYTLLVRGLATLLRVSDALKIIANICRAGSSPSEEVLFGKVVRCPSCMIAVTVVQPQDGIQVVSCSKCRYQYELVSGSIVSIESEEISMEIPAWRRGLRFLSIKQNIPAAVHSIVVETPSGMARTHKFATETVDLPAQEGERVTIALAAPPNVYREVGPLKFNPKAPNVYPGEPLCLTNHRDGRESPLLRAPKKDKTPSLLNPSILVPLLAVFATGDAASGIIDPNLPQIITVAAVSSITLGATLNSLFFPQFSKLPRRLVDTIAIRQQLLSQYDVLQSRIKELKESAENEVWMLARMCQLENKIFAVGEPAYRARRSKVKRVRESLECSLSRRIELIESYARISSIIEIEVEMDSDVLAAEAAGNAENIAEQIQQIMELENLEEKWKIQAEANDEAERLLSSEPITTEKVPER